The Ferrimonas balearica DSM 9799 genome includes the window TGAGGTTCAGTTCGTGTTGGTAGTAGAGCGACAGCACCAGCTGTTCCCGTTGGTTGAGCTTGCCCAGAGCACTGGCGAGGGTGCGATGGCGCTGGAACCGTTCGGTCTCATTGCCCTCCTGCTCCAGGCTGGCGCCGGCACCGAGCAGCTCATCAAGGCTCTGCAGTGACTCGGCCTGAGAGGCGTAGAGCCGCTCCCGGTATTGCTCCAGGCTCAGGGACAGCGCATCGGCCACCTCCTGATCGTGGGGCGGGCGCCCCAACTCCCGGGTTAACCGGCGCACCGTGTCATTAAGCTCATGGGATTGCTGGCGCAATTGGCGCGGTCGCCAATCCTGACGCCGCAGCTCATCGAGAATGGCGCCACGAATGCGCAGACTGGCAAAGGCGATAAAACCATTGTCCGGTTCACCGGGATAACGACGCAGGGCATCCAGCAGGGCCATCAAGCCGATCTGCTCCATGTCCTCCGGCCCCATCATCGGGCCACAGTGGCTGCGCAGCTGGCCCATGGCCCGCTTGACCAGGGGCAGGTACTGGCGCAGGTAGTGGTTTTCGTCGTGTGCCCGACCGGTGGCAGTGGCCACCGGCTCCTGATAGGCGTGTTCGGTCTGCAGCATGGGCCGTCCTTATTGCACCACGAGTCGGGTAAACAGCACTTCGTCGATCTGATTGGGGTAGCCGTTGCGTTGCAGGGTGTCGGCCAGCAACACCTTGACCTCGTTCTGCAGGCCATTGAGGTCCTGCAGCTGGCTCAGCTCTTCGTAGTGTTTCTTGGAAAACAGATGCATCAGCCCGTTGCGCACCAGCGGCTCCGCTTGGGTCAGCACGTCGCTGAACTCTGCGGATTCACTCTTAATGGCCAGCTCAAGCTGGACATAGTGCTGGTACTGCTCACCGGGAATACTGATGACGAAGCGGTCCAGCTTGTGGAAGTGCGCCGCTGGGGTCATGGCGGTGCGCTGATCGTCCTGCTGCCACCATTGGGCGGTTTGAGTGCCAGCCCAGTAGCTGCCGCCCGCAACAGCAGCCAGTATCACCAGGCTGCGGGTCAATTGTTTGCGATTGCTCCCTTGGGAATGCATGTCCTTCTCCTGCCCTAGGCCAGGGCATCAATCTGATGGTGGTTACGGTCGTCCGCCGGGCCAGAAGCCACGCTGGCGGGGTGAATCGAGCTGGCCAGATGCAGGGGGCTGCTGGCGCTGGAATCGCGCTGCTGACGGCCCTCCCCTTCCTGACCCACATCGACGTCCACCTGGCCGCCGTGGCTTTGGCCCAGCTCGTCACGCAACCGCTCGGCGCCGCTTTGCAGCGCTTCACGAACGGTTGGGTTGGCCGCATTGAGTTGCACGATAAGGCGCTCGCCCTCTAGCCGGACATTGAGTTCAATGCGGCCCAGGTCCGGTGGGTCGAGGCGCAGCTCGGCACTCTTGATCTGTTGTTCAAACTGGAACCGCAGCTGGTCACGCAGGGGCGTCAGCATCTCGCGGGCCCAGTGCTGAGGTTCCGCCGGCAGGGTCACCGGCCCCCATTGGGGCAACGCACGGGCGGCGCTGCTGCTTTGTGTCTGCGCACTGGCCTGTGCCACGGCATTCAGCGTTGCCTGGGCTTCGCTGTGTCGACCGTCACTGGCCTGCGCCGCCAGACCGGGCGCTTCGGCGGCCGTCAACTGACGCATCGCTGCCAGCAGCTCGGTGTTGCCCAGTCGCAGTTGGCTTGAGGAGGTCGCCAGGCTGTCAATGGGCAGTGCTGAAGGGCTTTGACCCTTAGCCTGATGGGTCAGGCTGGCCACGGCGTCGGTAACGCTGGCGCCCAACTGAGCGGCCGGGCTGGCCCCACCACTCACCCGGCTGTCAGCCCGGCCCGGTTCCACCGCTAACGGCACCATCGGGGTCACCGTGGCCGGTTGGCCAACGCCGCCCGGCGCCTGACTGAAGCTCGCCGGGGTGCTGAGCAACGAGGGCGACTGTGGGCCGTTCGGGTCGACCGGAGTCCGTGCCGACACGGCCGCAGCGTCTTGGGTCACCCCTTGGGCCAGCTGGGCCGTACCGCGCTGAAGTGGCAGGCCGCTCTGGTGGGCAACCGGGGCCTGAGACGCCGGGCCCGCCAACGGCATCAGCAAGCCGAAGCCATCGGCGCTGGCGTCGCGCTGGCCTTCACCCGGTTGGGCCATCAGGCTGTCGGACGCATTCGCGCTGGGGGTTGAGGGGAAGATCCGCACCTTACTCTCCACTTAACTTGGTCAGTTCGTAGGCACTGAGGCCTTCCTTGTCCTGGCGCAGCTTGTTCATCCGCCCGGCCAGTTCATCCCGGGCTGAAACCACCTTATGCAGGGCCAGACGATGGGCTTCCGCCAGTTGCCGGCGGGCGTGTTGTTCCGCCGGGTCCTGGGCCCTTCCGGCCTGCTCCAGACGCTGCCGCATCGCCATATCGACTTTGCGCAGCTGGTCCCAGTCCTGTTGCTCCGCGGCGCGGGTCAACAAGCTGGCCAACTTCTGCCACTGCTGACAGCGGCCTCTGACATCCAGGTCAGTTGAGGTTTTGCCAGCCGTCACGGACATCGCTGATCACCTTTACTACAGGAACCAGCAGGCTGGCATCGTTCTTCAGGCTGGCCTGAAACAGTTGCTGACTGCAGTAGTCGTAGAGACGGTGCAGGTTCTGCGCAATCTCACCGCCCTGCTCCAGATCCAGCGCGCTGTCGAGGCCGTGGACGATGTCCAGGCACTTGCCAATGCTGGCGCCCTTAGCCGCCACGCGCTTGGCATGAAGATGGCCTTCGGCACGGGCCAACTCTTCCAGCAGGCCCTCCAGCAGCATCCGCACCAACTCATGTTGGTTGGCGGCGGCAGCACGGGCGTTCACGTTGGTGTGCTTATAGGCGTCAAAGGGGCTTTGGTCGCTTAACATGGCGTTCTCAAACGGTTGGTGTGTTAGTAGAAGAGGCTGCTGGACTGCTGCATCTGCAGAGTCAGCTGCTCAACCCGGACGAACTGCGCTAGGTAGCGGTTGTAGACCTGCTCCATGCGCATATCGTGTTGTTCCATGCGGTCATCGACGCGCTGGATATTCTGTTCCATCGAGTCCTGACGGTTTTTCAGGTAACCGTCAGTGGCGGTATGGGTCGCGATGGCAGAATCCAGGCGGTCAAACAGGCCACCCTCGGCGGAGAACAGGTTTTGTACCTTGTCCCCCTGGGTGCTAAGCGCTTCCTCGAATTCGGTGGTGTTCAGCTCAAGCTTGCCGTCGCGGGTCACCTCGATGCCGATGTCGGAGAGGCGCAGGCCATCCGGAGAGGCTTCATACAGCTCACTGCGCAGTCGTTGGCTCAGGCTTCGCAACGCGCTGTCGCCAGCGAGCACACCAACATCCGCGCCGCTGTCATCATCATCCTCACCGCCGACAGACTTGCCGAAGGTGTACTTGCCGATCTCATCAATCAGGGCGTTGTATTCGTCGATGAAGGTCTGCACCGACTCGGTGATCGCTTCGTTATCCTGACCCACGCTGACCCGCAGCGGACCACCGATAAAGTTGCCGCTGGCGTCGGTCTGGTGGACCTGTTTCAGCTCGATGGTGAGGCCGGAAATGGCGTTATCCAGGGTGTTGGAGGCGGAGCGGATCTCGATGGGATTGGTTTCGCCCATCAGCACGATGGCGTCCTGAGCCTTGGCCATCTCATTCAGTGAGGCGGTAATGTCAGCGCCGTTGTGGGCAACGGAGATGGCATTGCCCTCACCGGTTTCGGCCCCGGTCAACACCAGGTGAACTTTATCGCCGCTCTGGACCAGAGAGGCCTGTACGCCGGGGTTCAGGTCGGAGTTATTGATGGCGTCACGCACCTCATTGAGGTCCGCGTAGTCCGCCATGTTGAGGGTCATGGTTTCGCCGCCGACACTCAGGGAGATCTCACCCGCTGGCAGGGGGCCGTCGATGGAATCGAACTCCCAGGACAACTGATGAGCGCTGGCCAGCTGCTTAACGTAGAACGCATAGTCACCGCTGGCGGCATCGCTGCCTGCGGTGATGTTGGCCATCTCCTCGTCAGACACGGTGACGCCCTTTTTGCTGAACGCGTCATCCGTGATGGCGGACATGCTGTCGCTAAAGCTATTGAGCTTGGTCTCAATCGCCTTATACGCCGCCAACTGCGCCTCGTACTGAGCTTTCTGGACGGCAAACAGTTGGTCCTTGGGGGTGCGCTCAGCCAACATCAGCTGGTAAGCCATATCGGCGGGGTTAATCCCGGAACTGATCATACTCTCTCCTTAGTCAGCACCCTTAAGCAATCTTGATGCCAACCAAATTGTTTTTGTTTTTTCAATTACTTAAAAACGTATTTCGGCAATTGACGACAAGGGGACTTCCGGTTGTCCCGAGGGGAAGGAAAACTCGCTTCCGCCCGCCAGAATCGCTTATCCATGGCTGTTTAAGGCGGCGCAAAAGGGGCAGGACTTGAATCCGATGAGATGGTGCACCGGCTGAGTTGACGCGCCTTAGCGAACCGGCGCAGCGAGACCGCCAACAGCTCGGATTCGCCGATACAGGGCATGGGAAAGCGGTCTACGACCAACCGTCAGGTAAGGTGCATTAACGGCGCCATAAGCGCTGCTTTAGCCACAAAAAAGGGGCCCCGATGGGGGCCCCGAATTCTGGCTATGGAGAGGGAGGCTGTCTTACAGCAGACCCATTACCAGGCCGCCCATCTGGTTGGACTGGGCCAGGATGTTGGTACCGGCCTGAACCAGCAGCTGGTTCTTGGTCATGTTGGCGGTTTCTACCGCGAAGTCGGTATCCATGATACGGCCTTTGGCCGCTTCGGTGTTTTCCACAACGCTGGACAGGTTGTTGATGGTGTGTTCAACACGGTTGATGTTGGCACCCAGGGTGGAGCGGTGGGCGTTTACTGCGTCGATGGCAGCAACAACACCGTCAATGGCCGCATCGGTATCGCCACCGTCGCCAATGTCCAGACCAGCCAGAGCAGTGGTGATGTCAGTGGTGTCAGCGGTGACGGTCAGCTTGTCGTTGGCGTTGGTAGAACCGCCAATCTGGAAGGTTACGCCACCGGTGAACGCGGTAAATACGTTGTTACCGTTGAACTCAGTGGTGCCCATGATACGGGTAACTTCAGCGGTCAGCTCCTGGAATTCGGCGTCCAGAGCGTCTTTGTCAGCGGCGCTGTTGGTGCCGTTAGCAGACTGAGTGGCCAGATCTTTCATGCGCAGGGCGATGTTGGTGATTTCGTCCAGACCACCTTCAGCGATCTGCATCATACCGATGGCGTCCTGGCCGTTACGCATTGCAACGGACATACCACGGGAGTTCGCTTCCATGCGGTTCGCAATCTGCAGGCCAGCAGCATCATCCTTAGCGGAGTTGATGCGGAAACCGGTAGACAGACGCTCCATCGCGGTGCCCATTGCAGAGTTGGATTTACCCAGGTTGTTTTGGGCTACCAGAGAGTTGTAGTTAGTTTGAATAGACAGCATGGGGATTCCTCCAGTGAAGTGCTGTTTAACTGTTGCACTTAGTCAAAACGTCCTCCCTTACGATTTCCTTAAACGGCCCCCTTAAAAAATTTTGACCAACAACATTATCTGATTGTTTTTGTTGGTATATTTTTAATTTTCACTCAAGGGGCAGTGCTGAATTTTAAGGTGGATGAAGGCCAGCGTGACAGGGACAGGAGAGAAAAGCGGTGTTCGATGTCGGCAGCGGGCGGTGAGCAACCTGTGGCAATGGAGATTAAATCAGACAATCACAATCGACGCTGTCGGGCCATAACTGGCCGTTTGGGGCGACCACCCACATCGCGTCACTGAACGGTTTGGTCTCGTCGTTGTACCATACGGGCACATCGAGACGACGGGAGAATGCGGCCATCCGCTGCTGCCATTGTGGCCATTCGCACTCATCGGTGCCGTCAATGGCCAGCCTGAACGCCCAGGGTGATGCCGCGGACATCGGCTGCCAGCAGGCCCAGATTGGGCTGCAGATAAGCGTGTCGATATGGTCTTCAATCTGGTGGTCAGCGATCACGGAATCCGGCGCCACGCCAAAGCAGGCGGTCAAGGCGTGAGCCAGCGTGCGCTGGTCGACACCCTGCCCCACCAGACAGTCGATGCCGGTGAGCATGATCGTGGTTTGCTGGCTGCCACCGCTCTCTGTTAATTGGCCCATGCGGTGCTCCAGTAGTCTGTTCGATGATCAAAACTAAAGTGCCCTCCCCATCGGCGGTACGGCGGCCGAGCGAATCGGTCACTGTCTCCGGGCCGCAGCCATAAAAAAACGCAGCCGGAGGCTGCGTTTTTCGTTCTGACCTGCGTTTCAGGCGCGTAACAGGTCGGTCACCTGGGAGCGGGACAGATTGGCCTGGGCAAGCAATGCCCCCACCTGGGAGGAAAACGGCGAGCGGGCAAGCTCGCGGTTCAGTTCCGCCATCACAGAGTCAACATCGCCGGTGCCGGTATGGCGCCGGATCTTATCAAGCCGCGCCGAGACCGCTGCCTGCAGGCTGTCCAGCTCACTAATCTGGCTCTCCACCTTGTTCAGCGTTTTACGGATCTTGGCCTGAGCCTGCTTGAGTTGATCGAGGCTTTCAAAACGCCACTCGCGCGGGTCCGCCCAGGGGTAGACCTCCTGGGTCTTGATATTAACCCCATCGCCAGCTGGCAGGCGCTGTCCCTGGCCGGCCATGCGCAGACCGCCCTCCAGCTGCACCTGTTGCGCTTTATCCAGCACCAACACCGGACGACCGTCACTGCCCCGCTGAACCTGGATACCGAGCTCAGACAGGCCACTTTTCAGTGCGCCCATCACCCGGTCAGACTCCACGCCGCCTGGCAGCATAAACTCGGTGCGCTTATCGCCGAACTGCACACTGACCCGCTCATCCCGGGGCTTGGCGGCGGCCAGATCCGCGCCTTTGATGGCGTACTGACGGGGCGCGGCGCCCTTTTTACCACGGATCAGGTTGAGCTGCTGATCAATCAGCGGCGCTCCCCGGTATTCCGCATTGAGGTTCAACAGGCGGTCACGCTGCTGTGACATCCCCTGGCTGTCGCCACCGCCCTGGCGCAGCGCCTGCTCCACCTGGCGCTCCAGCAGGGTCAGTTGGCTTTTGGCCTGACGCAGCACCTGAGCGCCGGTCTGAGCCGCCGCCACCTGATGCTGGCCCTGGCCCACCGACGCCCAGCGGCGATAGCTCTCCATCCGCCATTGCGGCAAGGCGACACCGGACTTGGTTTTGTCCTTACCCGCCAGGCCCGCGCCAGCCTCACTGATCGGGGCAGACTGAGCCTGACGACGTTGTTGAACCGACAGTGTGTCTGATACGGCGCTGACCATCGTGTGTCTCCTTACAGATGGTTAAACAGGCTGAGTTGGTTGATCTTGACGTAGCTCTGCTGGGTCGCCTGCAGGGCCATCAGGTAGGTGGCCAGCGACAGGCTCGCTTCGCCGTAATCCAGGTTCTCAATCTCACCAATCAGCTCCTGATTGAACATGCCAATGTCCTGGTGAGCGGTTTCCAGCAGGTCCATGCCCTGTTGACGGCCACCCAGCTCAGTCATGGTCTGGCCGATGCTGGCCATGGTGTTGTCGATGGTCCGCATCGCCTTGTCCATGGCGGCATCAAAGGCCGGGTCGCCGGGCACCAGAGTCGGGTCTTCCAGCACGTCGATCCACTCACTCAGACCATTGAAGATGTCCTCTCCGCCGGCAAAGAAGATGGCACCTGCGGTGTCATTACCGGGGATCCAGTTGCCCTCACCCACCGGCACATCACGCTGGGACAGGTCCCCCTGGTAAACCCAGTTACCGCTGGCATCCTGTGCCACCGGCGGGGTGTCCACCTCGTTGCCGGAGTAGATGTACTTGCCCTTCTCATCCTTGGCGTTGACGTGCTCAACCAAAGAGTCCTGCAGCACCCGCAGTTCGGCCGCGATCCCTTTGCGGTCCTCATGGGTCAACGCGCCGTTACCGCCCTGCAGGGACAGGTCCCGCACCCGGTACAGCACATTGTTCATGTTATCCAGGGTCGACTCTGAGCGGCTCAGGCTCATGCGCAGGCTGGAGATGTTGGTCATGTACTGGTTCA containing:
- the fliD gene encoding flagellar filament capping protein FliD — its product is MISSGINPADMAYQLMLAERTPKDQLFAVQKAQYEAQLAAYKAIETKLNSFSDSMSAITDDAFSKKGVTVSDEEMANITAGSDAASGDYAFYVKQLASAHQLSWEFDSIDGPLPAGEISLSVGGETMTLNMADYADLNEVRDAINNSDLNPGVQASLVQSGDKVHLVLTGAETGEGNAISVAHNGADITASLNEMAKAQDAIVLMGETNPIEIRSASNTLDNAISGLTIELKQVHQTDASGNFIGGPLRVSVGQDNEAITESVQTFIDEYNALIDEIGKYTFGKSVGGEDDDDSGADVGVLAGDSALRSLSQRLRSELYEASPDGLRLSDIGIEVTRDGKLELNTTEFEEALSTQGDKVQNLFSAEGGLFDRLDSAIATHTATDGYLKNRQDSMEQNIQRVDDRMEQHDMRMEQVYNRYLAQFVRVEQLTLQMQQSSSLFY
- a CDS encoding flagellar hook-length control protein FliK translates to MRIFPSTPSANASDSLMAQPGEGQRDASADGFGLLMPLAGPASQAPVAHQSGLPLQRGTAQLAQGVTQDAAAVSARTPVDPNGPQSPSLLSTPASFSQAPGGVGQPATVTPMVPLAVEPGRADSRVSGGASPAAQLGASVTDAVASLTHQAKGQSPSALPIDSLATSSSQLRLGNTELLAAMRQLTAAEAPGLAAQASDGRHSEAQATLNAVAQASAQTQSSSAARALPQWGPVTLPAEPQHWAREMLTPLRDQLRFQFEQQIKSAELRLDPPDLGRIELNVRLEGERLIVQLNAANPTVREALQSGAERLRDELGQSHGGQVDVDVGQEGEGRQQRDSSASSPLHLASSIHPASVASGPADDRNHHQIDALA
- the flgL gene encoding flagellar hook-associated protein FlgL — protein: MRVSMQQMHRLNLNSMQMNQANYGKVLQQMSSGKKLNVPSDDPLGAVQSLSLQREQASLNQYMTNISSLRMSLSRSESTLDNMNNVLYRVRDLSLQGGNGALTHEDRKGIAAELRVLQDSLVEHVNAKDEKGKYIYSGNEVDTPPVAQDASGNWVYQGDLSQRDVPVGEGNWIPGNDTAGAIFFAGGEDIFNGLSEWIDVLEDPTLVPGDPAFDAAMDKAMRTIDNTMASIGQTMTELGGRQQGMDLLETAHQDIGMFNQELIGEIENLDYGEASLSLATYLMALQATQQSYVKINQLSLFNHL
- a CDS encoding RNA polymerase sigma factor FliA, coding for MLQTEHAYQEPVATATGRAHDENHYLRQYLPLVKRAMGQLRSHCGPMMGPEDMEQIGLMALLDALRRYPGEPDNGFIAFASLRIRGAILDELRRQDWRPRQLRQQSHELNDTVRRLTRELGRPPHDQEVADALSLSLEQYRERLYASQAESLQSLDELLGAGASLEQEGNETERFQRHRTLASALGKLNQREQLVLSLYYQHELNLKEIALTLGLTESRICQLHKHAVKQLKAIYQDWEQDQ
- the fliS gene encoding flagellar export chaperone FliS; this encodes MLSDQSPFDAYKHTNVNARAAAANQHELVRMLLEGLLEELARAEGHLHAKRVAAKGASIGKCLDIVHGLDSALDLEQGGEIAQNLHRLYDYCSQQLFQASLKNDASLLVPVVKVISDVRDGWQNLN
- a CDS encoding flagellin, producing MLSIQTNYNSLVAQNNLGKSNSAMGTAMERLSTGFRINSAKDDAAGLQIANRMEANSRGMSVAMRNGQDAIGMMQIAEGGLDEITNIALRMKDLATQSANGTNSAADKDALDAEFQELTAEVTRIMGTTEFNGNNVFTAFTGGVTFQIGGSTNANDKLTVTADTTDITTALAGLDIGDGGDTDAAIDGVVAAIDAVNAHRSTLGANINRVEHTINNLSSVVENTEAAKGRIMDTDFAVETANMTKNQLLVQAGTNILAQSNQMGGLVMGLL
- a CDS encoding flagellar basal body-associated FliL family protein; the protein is MHSQGSNRKQLTRSLVILAAVAGGSYWAGTQTAQWWQQDDQRTAMTPAAHFHKLDRFVISIPGEQYQHYVQLELAIKSESAEFSDVLTQAEPLVRNGLMHLFSKKHYEELSQLQDLNGLQNEVKVLLADTLQRNGYPNQIDEVLFTRLVVQ